One part of the Aurantibacillus circumpalustris genome encodes these proteins:
- a CDS encoding peroxiredoxin: protein MNPELNSKAPDFKLFNTFKKEIGLSEQKGKNVVLLFFPLAFTSTCTKELCSIRDNYAMYNGLNAVVFGISGDSLYSLGKFKEEQKLNFDLLSDFNKDVSTAYGSIYELFGFGMKGVTKRAAFVIDAGGIIKYKEVLENASEEPSYEGITSTLRALIA from the coding sequence ATGAATCCTGAACTAAACAGCAAAGCGCCAGACTTTAAATTATTTAATACATTTAAAAAAGAAATCGGTCTCTCAGAACAAAAAGGCAAAAACGTTGTGTTATTGTTTTTTCCACTAGCTTTTACTAGCACATGTACAAAAGAATTATGTAGCATTCGAGATAATTATGCAATGTATAATGGCTTGAACGCCGTTGTATTTGGTATCTCAGGCGACTCTCTGTACAGCTTGGGTAAATTTAAAGAAGAACAAAAACTTAATTTTGATTTACTCAGCGACTTTAATAAAGATGTATCAACAGCTTATGGAAGTATTTATGAATTGTTCGGTTTTGGAATGAAAGGCGTTACTAAACGCGCGGCATTCGTAATTGATGCAGGCGGTATAATAAAGTATAAGGAAGTACTTGAAAACGCGAGTGAAGAGCCGAGTTATGAAGGAATCACAAGTACTTTGAGAGCATTAATCGCTTAG
- a CDS encoding ribonuclease HII, translated as MLKSYFDKKLNEAGCDEAGRGCLAGPVYAAAVILPKKYRNKWLDDSKKLSDKDRYELRPEIEEKALSWAVGVVTHLEIDKINILNASFLAMHRAIDQLNVVPELLLIDGNRFNPYKKLVHKCIIGGDAKYMSIAAASILAKTYRDDFMKAAAEKHPQYSWEKNMGYATKLHRKAIREHGPCELHRMSFTLLPGQLNLTFD; from the coding sequence ATGCTAAAATCATATTTTGATAAAAAATTAAATGAAGCCGGCTGCGACGAAGCTGGACGTGGTTGTCTTGCTGGTCCAGTGTATGCAGCGGCAGTTATTCTTCCCAAGAAATACAGAAACAAATGGCTCGACGATAGCAAAAAGTTGAGCGATAAAGACCGTTATGAACTCCGCCCTGAGATTGAAGAAAAAGCTCTTTCCTGGGCCGTTGGCGTTGTTACACATTTAGAAATTGACAAAATAAATATTCTCAACGCGTCCTTTTTAGCAATGCATCGTGCAATAGATCAACTCAACGTTGTGCCAGAACTTTTGCTTATTGATGGTAATCGTTTTAATCCCTATAAAAAATTAGTCCACAAATGTATCATTGGTGGAGACGCCAAATACATGAGCATTGCCGCAGCAAGTATTCTTGCTAAAACGTACCGGGATGATTTTATGAAGGCTGCCGCAGAAAAACATCCTCAATATTCTTGGGAAAAAAATATGGGTTATGCAACTAAACTCCACCGCAAAGCTATTCGTGAACACGGCCCCTGCGAGCTGCACAGAATGAGTTTTACTTTACTCCCAGGGCAACTGAATCTAACGTTCGATTGA